Proteins encoded in a region of the Phoenix dactylifera cultivar Barhee BC4 chromosome 3, palm_55x_up_171113_PBpolish2nd_filt_p, whole genome shotgun sequence genome:
- the LOC120110195 gene encoding peroxisomal membrane protein 11-3-like, whose product MAEETKPSQNPKTPQMAPVPATAKGGDRDFLLHLEAYLARRDGVDKLLKISRYAAKIVLSTSLPSKALAPRLKAFESSVGLSRKAFRLGKFVQDVNAFRSADGSPSSADLLLAAVAYGGEGLYYFVEQFVWLSKAGLIPSQHLRRLQKISAWAELVGYLGSISLKAKELRKIRFLLESKVRSTKSSEDDDEIQKLRVKLLLKQLSLVQDFADGLMALGDVSDGKGFLSNPLLMASAGLLSALISTHKNWTSC is encoded by the coding sequence ATGGCGGAAGAGACCAAACCCTCgcaaaaccctaaaacccctcaGATGGCGCCGGTTCCAGCGACGGCGAAAGGCGGCGATCGCGACTTCCTTCTCCATCTCGAGGCTTACCTCGCCCGCCGGGACGGCGTCGACAAGCTCCTCAAGATTTCCCGCTACGCCGCCAAGATCGTCCTCTCCACCTCCCTCCCCTCAAAAGCCCTCGCCCCCCGCCTGAAGGCCTTCGAGTCCAGCGTTGGCCTCAGCCGCAAAGCTTTCCGCCTGGGCAAGTTCGTCCAGGACGTCAACGCCTTCCGATCCGCCGACGGCTCCCCCTCCTCCGCCGACCTCCTCCTCGCAGCCGTTGCCTACGGCGGCGAGGGCCTCTACTACTTCGTCGAGCAGTTCGTCTGGCTCTCCAAGGCAGGCCTCATACCGTCGCAGCACTTGCGGCGGCTCCAAAAGATCAGCGCCTGGGCGGAGCTCGTGGGGTACCTCGGGAGCATCTCCTTGAAGGCCAAAGAGCTGCGAAAGATCCGATTTTTGCTTGAGTCGAAGGTTCGGAGCACGAAATCATCGGAGGATGACGATGAGATACAGAAATTGCGGGTGAAGTTGTTGCTCAAACAACTATCGCTCGTCCAAGACTTCGCGGATGGTCTGATGGCGCTCGGGGATGTGAGCGATGGGAAGGGTTTTCTCTCGAATCCTCTGTTGATGGCTTCGGCCGGCCTTCTTTCGGCTCTAATCAGCACTCATAAGAATTGGACTTCTTGCTGA
- the LOC103720026 gene encoding lysophospholipid acyltransferase LPEAT1-like isoform X2, producing the protein MASELKDLGGSNGSLDSKEESPRVGGGGESSGKAKDQRPLLKPGSAASDGDGAARLSESIEELEKKYAPYARKDVYGTMGRGELPAAEKVLLGVALVTLVPIRLVVGFFLMLLYYLICRLCTLFYAPNREDGREDYADMVGWRREVVVRTGRFLSRLMLFVLGFYRIREPRRSFSVEDEHTEQSDESERPGVIVSNHVSYVDILYHMSSCLPSFVAKRSVARLPLVGLISKCLGCVYVQRESKSSEFKGVSGLLTERIKKAHQNKLYPMMLLFPEGTTTNGDYLLPFKTGAFLAKEPVLPVILKYPYNRFSPAWDTISGVRHVFLLLCQFVNYIEVIQLPVYYPSEQEKEDPKLYASNVRKLMATEGNLILSDIGLAEKRVYHAALNGLLCQS; encoded by the exons ATGGCGTCGGAGCTGAAGGATCTCGGTGGGTCCAACGGATCTTTGGACTCCAAGGAGGAATCCCCCCGCGTCGGCGGCGGCGGGGAATCCTCCGGCAAGGCGAAGGACCAGCGGCCGCTCCTGAAGCCCGGGTCCGCCGCCTCCGACGGCGACGGCGCGGCCCGTCTCTCGGAGAGCATCGAGGAGCTGGAAAAGAAGTACGCGCCGTACGCGCGGAAGGACGTATACGGGACGATGGGCCGCGGGGAGCTGCCGGCGGCGGAGAAGGTGCTCCTCGGGGTCGCCCTCGTGACGCTGGTACCGATCCGGCTCGTGGTCGGGTTCTTTCTGATGTTGTTGTACTACCTGATTTGCCGGCTCTGCACGCTGTTCTACGCTCCGAACCGGGAGGACGGGCGGGAGGACTACGCCGACATGGTCGGGTGGAGGAGGGAGGTCGTGGTCCGGACCGGGAGATTCCTCTCCAGGCTAATGCTGTTCGTGCTCGGCTTCTATCGGATTCGCGAGCCCCGTCGGAGTTTCTCCGTGGAG GATGAGCACACAGAACAATCTGATGAATCTGAAAGACCGGGGGTGATTGTTTCTAATCACGTATCATATGTGGATATTCTCTATCATATGTCATCATGCTTACCAAGTTTTGTTGCAAAG AGATCAGTGGCTAGGCTTCCCCTTGTTGGTCTCATCAG CAAGTGCCTTGGTTGTGTCTATGTTCAACGAGAGTCTAAATCTTCCGAGTTTAAGGGTGTTTCAG GTCTTCTGACAGAAAGAATTAAAAAGGCCCATCAAAACAAGCTTTACCCTATGATGTTGCTCTTTCCAG AAGGTACAACCACAAATGGAGATTACCTTCTTCCATTCAAGACTGGTGCCTTTCTAGCTAAAGAACCAGTGCTTCCAGTGATTTTAAAATATCCTTACAATAGATTCAGTCCAGCATGGGACACCATATCAGGG GTACGCCATGTGTTTTTGCTTCTTTGTCAATTTGTTAATTATATCGAGGTGATCCAGTTGCCTGTATATTATCCTTCTGAGCAAGAAAAGGAGGACCCTAAACTTTATGCTAGTAATGTTCGGAAGTTAATGGCTACTGAG GGCAATTTAATACTCTCAGATATTGGGTTAGCTGAGAAGCGAGTCTACCATGCTGCGCTGAATG GTTTGTTATGTCAAAGCTAA
- the LOC103720026 gene encoding lysophospholipid acyltransferase LPEAT1-like isoform X1 → MASELKDLGGSNGSLDSKEESPRVGGGGESSGKAKDQRPLLKPGSAASDGDGAARLSESIEELEKKYAPYARKDVYGTMGRGELPAAEKVLLGVALVTLVPIRLVVGFFLMLLYYLICRLCTLFYAPNREDGREDYADMVGWRREVVVRTGRFLSRLMLFVLGFYRIREPRRSFSVEDEHTEQSDESERPGVIVSNHVSYVDILYHMSSCLPSFVAKRSVARLPLVGLISKCLGCVYVQRESKSSEFKGVSGLLTERIKKAHQNKLYPMMLLFPEGTTTNGDYLLPFKTGAFLAKEPVLPVILKYPYNRFSPAWDTISGVRHVFLLLCQFVNYIEVIQLPVYYPSEQEKEDPKLYASNVRKLMATEGNLILSDIGLAEKRVYHAALNGNSLPRVLHQKDD, encoded by the exons ATGGCGTCGGAGCTGAAGGATCTCGGTGGGTCCAACGGATCTTTGGACTCCAAGGAGGAATCCCCCCGCGTCGGCGGCGGCGGGGAATCCTCCGGCAAGGCGAAGGACCAGCGGCCGCTCCTGAAGCCCGGGTCCGCCGCCTCCGACGGCGACGGCGCGGCCCGTCTCTCGGAGAGCATCGAGGAGCTGGAAAAGAAGTACGCGCCGTACGCGCGGAAGGACGTATACGGGACGATGGGCCGCGGGGAGCTGCCGGCGGCGGAGAAGGTGCTCCTCGGGGTCGCCCTCGTGACGCTGGTACCGATCCGGCTCGTGGTCGGGTTCTTTCTGATGTTGTTGTACTACCTGATTTGCCGGCTCTGCACGCTGTTCTACGCTCCGAACCGGGAGGACGGGCGGGAGGACTACGCCGACATGGTCGGGTGGAGGAGGGAGGTCGTGGTCCGGACCGGGAGATTCCTCTCCAGGCTAATGCTGTTCGTGCTCGGCTTCTATCGGATTCGCGAGCCCCGTCGGAGTTTCTCCGTGGAG GATGAGCACACAGAACAATCTGATGAATCTGAAAGACCGGGGGTGATTGTTTCTAATCACGTATCATATGTGGATATTCTCTATCATATGTCATCATGCTTACCAAGTTTTGTTGCAAAG AGATCAGTGGCTAGGCTTCCCCTTGTTGGTCTCATCAG CAAGTGCCTTGGTTGTGTCTATGTTCAACGAGAGTCTAAATCTTCCGAGTTTAAGGGTGTTTCAG GTCTTCTGACAGAAAGAATTAAAAAGGCCCATCAAAACAAGCTTTACCCTATGATGTTGCTCTTTCCAG AAGGTACAACCACAAATGGAGATTACCTTCTTCCATTCAAGACTGGTGCCTTTCTAGCTAAAGAACCAGTGCTTCCAGTGATTTTAAAATATCCTTACAATAGATTCAGTCCAGCATGGGACACCATATCAGGG GTACGCCATGTGTTTTTGCTTCTTTGTCAATTTGTTAATTATATCGAGGTGATCCAGTTGCCTGTATATTATCCTTCTGAGCAAGAAAAGGAGGACCCTAAACTTTATGCTAGTAATGTTCGGAAGTTAATGGCTACTGAG GGCAATTTAATACTCTCAGATATTGGGTTAGCTGAGAAGCGAGTCTACCATGCTGCGCTGAATGGTAATAGTCTACCTCGTGTTTTACATCAGAAAGATGATTGA